One segment of Ignavibacteria bacterium DNA contains the following:
- a CDS encoding Bax inhibitor-1/YccA family protein has translation MNMPSSQSFAGVVSTEVVRAYVQRVYAWMTGGLLLTGLTAFGVSQSPMILNAIFGTPLYWLVLFAPLGFVFFLSAKIDTMKPSTAAATFIAYALTNGLAFSVLFLIYELGSIFQVFVIAAGMYGAAAAYGFFTKRDLRSMGSFLFMGLVGVIIASVVNIFLDSSALEFAVSLIGVGIFTGLTAYDMNRMKDQAIVMFAGEGLAQKRAIVGALSLYLNFVNLFLFLLRLLGDRR, from the coding sequence GCCGGTGTGGTCTCTACCGAGGTCGTACGCGCCTATGTGCAACGCGTCTATGCATGGATGACAGGCGGATTGCTCCTGACCGGCCTAACGGCATTCGGCGTTTCCCAATCACCGATGATCTTGAATGCGATCTTCGGAACGCCACTCTATTGGCTTGTCCTCTTTGCTCCGCTGGGCTTTGTGTTCTTCCTATCGGCCAAGATCGACACCATGAAGCCGAGTACAGCGGCTGCAACATTCATCGCCTATGCACTCACCAATGGCCTTGCGTTCAGCGTACTGTTCCTCATCTATGAGCTGGGCAGCATCTTCCAAGTCTTCGTGATCGCCGCAGGCATGTATGGGGCTGCTGCTGCCTATGGCTTCTTTACTAAGCGTGATCTGCGCAGCATGGGTTCGTTCCTCTTTATGGGGCTTGTTGGTGTGATCATCGCCTCAGTCGTGAACATCTTCCTCGATAGCTCTGCCCTTGAATTCGCCGTCAGCTTGATCGGTGTAGGCATCTTCACCGGGCTCACAGCATATGACATGAATCGCATGAAGGATCAAGCGATCGTGATGTTTGCCGGTGAAGGACTCGCACAAAAGCGAGCCATCGTTGGTGCACTCTCGTTGTATCTCAACTTTGTGAATCTCTTCCTGTTCCTGCTTCGCCTTCTTGGCGATCGCCGTTAA